The following coding sequences lie in one Apium graveolens cultivar Ventura chromosome 1, ASM990537v1, whole genome shotgun sequence genomic window:
- the LOC141721160 gene encoding uncharacterized protein LOC141721160, giving the protein MSAQLKDLSAKLRKIGGLTSVDVGKKKVGEGDDAARKAALSRQGRTTIVINEPRAEDVQQGNVIKVPAPRKRKGAPAGSGDKSDDVSEGPVSKKAAIDLAPDTPETLKALLASFTPDTRRRELFENYASTAERKKYRKEPLDDFLVGLQEDITAANSRVAGLVCITRSLQAKADAAEVYKTESERLSREIQELKEASAREAAAHKKILDEIRERQDRAEASVREMRAENQKLKDDLAARPTPEEVLAGFRGTPAYFEELNDKALEKIQICWNVASKYLGEEPHGTIDVFLEKYIEEETRLEQEKETIRAMESGVGTSSNVPSFSGSPLAEQPPIPEGNPEQPPSPPADSAF; this is encoded by the exons ATGTCTGCCCAGCTTAAGGATCTTTCGGCCAAATTGCGAAAGATTGGGGGACTGACGAGCGTGGATGTTGGGAAGAAGAAGGTTGGAGAGGGTGATGATGCGGCCCGGAAGGCGGCGCTGTCTCGCCAGGGGAGGACAACAATTGTGATCAACGAGCCTCGGGCCGAGGACGTGCAGCAGGGGAATGTGATAAAAGTTCCCGCACCTCGAAAAAGGAAGGGTGCCCCCGCGGGTTCCGGGGACAAGAGTGATGATGTTTCTGAGGGTCCGGTTTCAAAGAAGGCTGCTATTGATCTGGCCCCGGACACTCCGGAAACTCTGAAGGCCCTGCTTGCAAGTTTTACCCCGGATACTCGCCGGAGGGAGCTGTTTGAGAATTATGCCAGCACGGCGGAGAGGAAGAAATACCGGAAAGAGCCCCTTGATGACTTTCTGGTCGGGCTTCAGGAGGACATCACTGCT GCTAACTCCCGGGTTGCTGGGCTGGTTTGCATAACCCGGAGCCTTCAGGCGAAGGCTGATGCTGCCGAGGTCTATAAGACTGAATCCGAGCGGCTGTCCCGGGAGATTCAGGAGTTGAAGGAGGCGAGTGCAAGGGAGGCTGCTGCTCATAAGAAGATTTTGGACGAGATCCGGGAGAGGCAGGACCGGGCTGAGGCTTCTGTCCGGGAGATGAGGGCTGAAAATCAGAAGTTGAAGGACGATCTTGCCGCCCGGCCCACTCCCGAGGAGGTTCTGGCAGGGTTCCGGGGCACTCCCGCGTACTTCGAAGAGCTGAATGACAAAGCGCTGGAGAAGATCCAGATCTGCTGGAATGTTGCTTCGAAGTATCTCGGTGAAGAGCCTCATGGTACAATAGACGTCTTCTTGGAGAAGTATATAGAAGAGGAGACCCGGTTGGAGCAGGAAAAGGAAACTATCCGGGCAATGGAGTCCGGTGTTGGGACGTCCAGTAATGTTCCCTCCTTCTCCGGGTCGCCACTTGCTGAACAGCCTCCCATACCAGAGGGTAATCCAGAGCAGCCTCCTTCTCCTCCCGCCGACTCTGCCTTTTGA